ctatCGACTAGAAAGCAAACAAACACAAAATTTTCAaactagatccaggtcgaaggttcgactaggatcctggttgaattctaggtcgtgaatcctagtcgaaaccttacgaccaggaatcaaaacaagggcaaatttttgaactagatccaggtcgaaggttcgactaggatcatGGTCGAATTCCAGGacgtgaatcctagtcgaaatcttaCGACCACGAATCAAAACAAGGGCAAATTTttgacctagatccaggtcgaaggctcgactaggatcctggtcgaaatccaggtcgtggatcctagtcgaagtctTTCGACCAGGATTGCAAAGATGGgccaaaattcgactaggatccaggtcgaaatttcgactaggatcctggtcgaaaaagggctggaaatttgaaaacatttgtggaaaattgcagaaaatttggaaaaatcccgcgaaaaagggaaaattcctgggaaaaaaaataataataccagaaaattcctaaaaatatggAGAAGGTAAGAAAATAGGGAGGGAAGTTTTTTAACAAACCCTGGAGCCGCGTACAAGGCAAATtattgtaaacgtgtaggtcgctccatactttacgcaaaacgataccctgtaagagaaaaaatgaacttaactttcgcgaaatcttatacggtttcccaaaagttggggggcaaatgatagggataaataaatcctgattacataattaaatattacagtaattataaatggtttgggctgcaaggcccaataagaagatgtatgacattcagaccaaaaaggtcaacacattgatcaggcctgatggaccaaatcaggtctgatggaacaaagatgacccaaaaaccctgaatattaattaatttcgtaattaattgataagggaaaaatcagctattgaaaagagtcccgataagaatataaatccttgcagattagcctcagagggacctaaaaggataaggaacCAGTTTCCTACTACTTAGGattccaaagtccattctaattatgagacttgcctaccaggtctcctataccaagtccaattcaaggaccatcAGCATCTATAcaaggggtctcacccccaccaatcagaactacgttttttggcttgattctctaattcacagagatacgtagacatctcgtaaaggcagagttaagctacgaaacacgagagcagccattaaaagtcttgagctcccgaaccttagcaataaatacaccaaataataaccttagttttttatccataacacatCTTTTTTGAAAATATGAAACAAATTACATAGTACCTCGATCCCAATTTATTTATCCACGGTGACTTTTACACGTAATTTAAGATGCATTGACCGCATagttacattaattattttttaaattttttctttttgtgaataataatataatttttaaaattttattcacaaaaaaaatttgaaaaataattaatttaactATGCGATCAATGAATCTTAAACTGCGTGTAAAAGTTAAATTGTACCAATAAATTGGGACGAAAGAGTATAAACCAAAGGTAGTTGGACTTGGAGGAAGTTAAACAAGttgttaaattttgaattaagtAGTTCAATTTAGAACTATGTATTTAGAATATGTGACTATATTGGCAAAAAGGCTAATATGTAAAAATATCCCTCTTTTTCTACTAATTACCTACTTACAAATTTAATTTTGGAAGAACAATGTACACTGCTCcctctattttttttatttgtcgttTTAACTTTTGCACACATTTCAATGTTTTTGACTGGCTAATTAAAATTATCATTTATAAAATTTtctttttacaaataaaagtagacaacttatattttaattcacaaaaagaaaatttttaaaatcatatttcAAACTAGCCGGTCAAACCATATTGAAATACGTGTAAAAGTCAAAgcgaaaaataaaaaaaaacagaTGATATATGACAAAAGGGTACGTTCTGTATTATTTCGATTGATCTCCTGCACTTATCTTTCAGTTAAACAATCGGATTAAGTGTTAGCAGCATTAACTAGAATCTTTCAAGCTTAAGTTGCAATTAGAATTATTGAAGTTTTGTGTAGTATAAGTTCAGTGATAAGACTGAAACAAATCTTCTTTTAAGATACTCTTTTTCTGATTGGCATTTCAATTGTTTCGATTACTACAAAATGGATTAGCAAGATGTGAAATGTGATGTGCACATTTCATTACTTCAGTCTTACTAGTCTGTAGATATCAAATCTTGTAgtagtactccctccgtccctttaTACTTTATACGTTTCCTCTTTTGACTTTCGGTACTATTTACGGTAaacgattgactactaatttacgtttaacctataatatcaaacatagtcatgagtgatctcgttggaatcgtatttatcagtactttagtacagtgaaatttttatatttaatactaatacgaatttaaagatattaacgatcaaaagtgtgcattgacaaacgtgtACAATACAAAAAGtaaacgtttttagggacggagggagtagtagTTTTGTTCCCATCCCCACCCCTTCTGCAGTTCTGCTGAAGTACCAATAGTCTAAAGCTTAGAAAACCATGTTCTTGATGCGGAAGTGGATTCCTCACGAGCGATTGTTTCTAACATCTGCTCGCTATAATTTTTTGCGTATAGGCAAAAATCATAGAAGGGGTATTTTAAGCCCGGATAGACGATGTGACATTCCTGCATTTAAAATAATTTAGCATTAAATCTATTCGTGAAAATTATAAAGGATGGATAATTACAATAATCGCATGTGAGGGACTTCAACCTTCTAAATACTTGCGAAGTTCTTTGTATTACATTTAGACCGATTAATATAATATGCACATTTTGTTACGAACCTTGCTGTGGTGCACGTAAAACATTATAAGATAGATGGCGATAGGTCGATATAACAACCTGCACGGTGCACTCGAACATAAATTATTTAACATATATTTTAAACAACCCAAAATAGTACAGTCAAAATGGGCCCTTTTCCATATGTGACAGAGTGGGGAACACAAATAGCTGCCCCAACATTACATACTGGAGTAGTTAAAACATAATAAAAACATACAAAGTCCTAGCAAGCTTTTAGTACACTTTCCTATACACATCTCAAGTGTGTTCACAAAATTTTACTACTAATTTCATACctttaaattctaaaaaaaacaCCCTTTTAAATTTTACCAGTCCTTTTGAGCTACATTTTGTGATATTTGATGTCTAGGCTTTTACAGGAACATGATTATATAGGCTTATCAGAGGTTTCTTCAAAAGAAAGCTCTGataataatgaaaggaacttaAATAAAGGTCTTAACTTGAAGGCCACTGAGCTAAGACTTGGTTTACCTGGTTCTGAATCACCTGAAAGAGAAAATGGAATGTGTATGAGAAATGTAGGTTTAGTCTCATCAGGGGCTAAAAGGGTTTTTTCTGATACTGTTAATGGTGGTTCTGGGAAGTGGGGTTTGGTTAATAATGGTGGATCTGAGGTTGGTTTGGTTCAAAATGGTGGAAAGATtcttggtgaaagtaattgtaTTCAGTCAACTGTTGAGAAAGTGGTGGAGAAGAAGCCCCAGACTTCAGCTGCAAAGtaattttctctctctctctctctctctctctctctctctctctctctctctctctctctctctctctctctctctctctctctctctctctctctctctctctctctctctctctctctccctccctccctctctctctctggTTTGCATATAGTGATGGAATTGTGGAAGTATTATCATGGTTATTTAGTTCTTTATGGTGAAATTATGTGcaaattttttaatttaagttctTGGTGAAATTGCTATCTCGGTCTTATTCTTGAGTTTGCTAGTATTCATTTAGTTTGAGGTAAGGCTGCATAGATTTTAAAGTGGGAACAGAAAGTTAAGAATATTTAAAAAGATATTTTAAAATAGCCATGTTTTGTTGTTGTCTTCTTTCAGATGCAACACATGTATGATATTTGCTTTGTTAATGCTTGTTGCAGAATTTCCCAattttgtttttgtgtttctgtATTTGTTCTCCTTGTGGTTATAAATTATCAGCTTATCTTAACAAAAAGACCAAGTTAACCAAGTGTAAATTAGAAACATCTTTGATTTTTTATCAAACAGGGCACCAGTTGTAGGATGGCCTCCAATCCGATCTTTCCGAAAGAATACCATGGCCGTTAGTCCTCCTAAAAATGATAAAAATGCAGATGACAAGTTGGGTTGTATTTATGTGAAAGTCAGTATGGATGGTGCTCCCTACCTGAGAAAAATTGATCTCACGATGTACGACAGCTATAAAGAATTATCTTTGGGTCTTAAAAAGATGTTTAGTTGTTTCACCAATGGTAAGTCTCTCTACCCTCTATTCTCTCAAGATCAATATAGCTTCAGTTTGTCGTTCAAAATCCCAGATGAAAGAAGCTTTTGGTGTTCGTCTTGCATTTTCGTGCTGTGTACTGTTTCCTCATCATATGAAAAATGTTGTAATCATGTATACTTTGTAGTATCTTAACATCATACAACTCGCTTTTCTTTTCGTACCTGATATTTATACATAAATTAGAAATCTTTTATATATTTATGGATGGTGTAAGTAAATGTGGTGCTTGTCATTCTCAAGTTAGAAAGTATAGACTGATTCTAAGGTGCTATTTTAGCAAATATTTACATTTTTGGGGAATTGCCAGGTTCTGTTGAGCTGAATCGAactattataaataaaaaatttcgTATTGACCAGCATACACATAAAGCTCAATACACGCATACCCTCTCTTAGATTGTAACTCTACCTTGTGGATTCCTGCTAATTTCGTGATGTCTCTTGTTCAGGCCAGTGTGGTTCTCATGTGTTTCCTGACCAAGATGGGCTGAGTGAGGGTCGGTTAATGGATCTTCTTCCTGGTTCTGAATCTGTACTTACCTATGAAGACAAGGATGGTGACTGGATGCTTGTTGGTGATGTTCCGTGGGAGTAAGTATTGGTGTCACCGCATGAGTTCAATTAGTGATTGTGCAATAGTCCAACATATTTTAATGTTGATTTAATTTGAAATACTTAAGTGCCTTCTGTAATAAATGCTGCCGCTTAGGAGCCCTGAATAGCTTTTACTGGAGTTGTTTATTAGAGGAACTAGGTAGAATTATTCGATATGAGACATGCTCTAAGATTTCACTTGATGGCTTAATCCTTCAGCTATGTCTACAAGCTTAGAATTGAAAATAGTCCAACCTGATCTGGTACTTATTTTATTTTTGCTGATGCAGTATGTTTATAGAGACTTGCAAGAGGATGCGGATCATGAAAAGTTCAGATGCAGTTGGACTAGGTATGTAATGTAGAGAACCTGCTAAGTTTAACTCACTTAATAATCTTGTTCCCTTGTTCTTTTGAATCTCCAGAAGGAGAGAAAGAGTGCAGAGACCTTAACTAATGCAACTTACTTGGTAATCGGAAGAATCTACAAAGCCTGCCTCAATGCTTAATCCGTAATTTTGGAACCATGCACTTGATATGCAATCTGCAGTGCTCACAACTGTTTTAAGTATGAAGGAGACTTGTGTTCAATGTTTCACTTGATTGGCAAAAGTTGAATAACCATCCAAGTGTTTAGATCTCTTAAGATTATATCGTTTGATTGCCTATCGCTATCCCTACCCTCCATAATGTACTTTGATCACTTTTAGTACTTGAATGCTGCAATATGTAAATATATTGGCTTTGTTTGTTCATCTGTCTGTTTTCATATCTAAGCATTTTAAGGAACTTAATAGTATGTTCTAATTTTCTTCCACTGATCCATAGTCTTGTGCAGAATTACCAGTTGATACATGGAGTACTTTGTTCTGATACAATTAAGTGATATAAATGGACTCAAGGGGACATGtaaatcttatataaatgtcAAAGACATGAAAGAAAGGGTTCAGAAGACATTATCACCTCAATTCCTCAGAACATTTTATAAGGCATTGCCTTTGGGCACAAAGGATGGAATTAAAGACCACtttacttggaagaaaatataaataaataaataaatatcaagTTTGGTTCATTTTAGAATAAATTGCATGATAAAAACAAGATAGGAACTTTATAAAAAATACTCATATTTGTAAACCGCATTTAAAACTCTGACGGGAGGCTTAATTGAG
This genomic interval from Apium graveolens cultivar Ventura chromosome 8, ASM990537v1, whole genome shotgun sequence contains the following:
- the LOC141679117 gene encoding auxin-responsive protein IAA27-like encodes the protein MSRLLQEHDYIGLSEVSSKESSDNNERNLNKGLNLKATELRLGLPGSESPERENGMCMRNVGLVSSGAKRVFSDTVNGGSGKWGLVNNGGSEVGLVQNGGKILGESNCIQSTVEKVVEKKPQTSAAKAPVVGWPPIRSFRKNTMAVSPPKNDKNADDKLGCIYVKVSMDGAPYLRKIDLTMYDSYKELSLGLKKMFSCFTNGQCGSHVFPDQDGLSEGRLMDLLPGSESVLTYEDKDGDWMLVGDVPWDMFIETCKRMRIMKSSDAVGLEGEKECRDLN